The following are from one region of the Melaminivora suipulveris genome:
- a CDS encoding IS5 family transposase (programmed frameshift), whose protein sequence is MKRALISQKLWEELELLVPAAQPSPKGGRPRLDDRAAFNGILFVLMTGIPWEELPQELGFGSGMTCWRRLRQWQREGVWDRLHQALLCRLRQYDQIDWSRASVDGASVAKPPGGQETGPNPTDRGKLGSKRHILTDARGVPLAILVSGANRHDSMLFEQLLDAVPAVPGLQGRPRKRPDKLHADKGYDYAKCRAALRQRGIQARIARRGMHSSQRLGRHRWVVERTHAWLAGFGKLRIRFERQLGTHLALLKLACAVICLRCMERFC, encoded by the exons TGCTGGTGCCTGCTGCCCAGCCCTCGCCCAAGGGAGGGCGCCCTCGGCTGGATGACCGCGCCGCCTTCAACGGCATCTTGTTCGTCCTGATGACCGGCATCCCGTGGGAGGAGCTGCCCCAGGAGCTGGGCTTTGGCAGCGGCATGACGTGCTGGCGGCGCCTGAGGCAATGGCAGCGCGAGGGAGTTTGGGACCGGCTGCACCAGGCACTGCTTTGCCGGCTGCGCCAGTATGACCAGATCGACTGGAGCCGAGCAAGTGTCGATGGCGCCAGCGTTGCCA AGCCCCCGGGGGGTCAGGAGACAGGGCCCAACCCCACGGATCGGGGCAAGCTTGGCAGCAAGCGCCACATCCTGACCGATGCGCGGGGCGTACCGCTGGCGATCTTGGTCAGCGGTGCCAACCGGCACGACTCGATGCTCTTTGAACAGCTGCTGGACGCTGTGCCAGCGGTGCCTGGCTTGCAAGGCAGGCCGAGAAAGCGCCCCGACAAGCTCCATGCGGACAAGGGCTACGACTATGCCAAGTGCCGCGCAGCACTGCGCCAGCGCGGCATCCAGGCGCGCATCGCGCGGCGCGGCATGCACAGCAGCCAGCGGCTAGGGCGCCACCGCTGGGTGGTGGAGCGCACGCACGCCTGGCTGGCCGGCTTTGGCAAGCTGCGCATTCGCTTTGAGCGGCAACTGGGCACCCATCTGGCCTTGCTCAAGCTCGCCTGCGCTGTCATCTGTCTGCGGTGCATGGAACGGTTTTGTTAG
- a CDS encoding UvrD-helicase domain-containing protein: protein MSFKPKVALSNDFLLQLAKLPAKVHTKVMKWAIQFQADPKSTGINYENINGARDPNLKSVRIDGDWRGIVFKPSAGDVYVLLYVDHHDDAYRWGENRKLTINPVTGAMQMLTFESVTQQVPEEAPSTKAAVAEGVVEDSVATVAPTLFGEMEDRDLMSLGVPQELLGFVRSIASEDELDAKQAQLPMEAYEGLFLVAAGDTVSQVLNARETRVDKVIDTQDFAAALATPESQSRFVMVSDDESMTAILNAPLAQWRVFLHPTQKKLTVGDRSGPVRVLGGAGTGKTVLAMHRAKWLAENRTEANQKVLVTTFTKNLAADIEQNLRTLCSSETFAKLEVRNLDAWVNAFMRSRKLEHRIVYDRKQDAAHQAWQAALAVKDSALDLPDNFYESELEQVVLAQGITTLDQYRTARRTGRGVILSRAKRDAIWPVFEEYRGQLASRKLKEVDDAYREVADVLNAEAQSSKPLYSAIVADETQDLGPQALRLLRALVPAGPNDLFFVGDGHQRIYSRNKAAMSRCGIDIRGRAKKLYLNYRTTDEIRRQAVALLEGCEIDDLDDGRDETKRYKSLSHGPVPTVVNVEGIEAAATHAIEFVRQWSAAQGDGGPLSFCVIASSEKSRDAMAGLMQAAGLRCIAITAQSNHADARDVVHLATMHRAKGLEFDCVIVVAPKGYLGIPEETETQRKLLYVALTRAKRGAMLLKLG, encoded by the coding sequence TTGAGCTTCAAACCCAAGGTTGCGTTGAGCAACGATTTTCTGCTTCAGCTGGCCAAGTTGCCCGCCAAGGTTCACACCAAGGTGATGAAGTGGGCCATCCAGTTTCAGGCCGACCCTAAGAGTACCGGCATCAATTACGAGAACATCAATGGCGCACGCGACCCAAATCTCAAGTCGGTTCGGATTGACGGTGACTGGCGCGGTATCGTTTTCAAGCCTTCTGCCGGTGACGTGTATGTGCTGCTGTATGTGGACCACCACGACGACGCCTACCGCTGGGGCGAAAATCGTAAGCTGACCATCAACCCCGTCACCGGGGCGATGCAGATGCTGACTTTTGAAAGCGTCACGCAGCAGGTGCCGGAGGAAGCTCCAAGCACCAAGGCCGCGGTGGCGGAAGGCGTAGTGGAGGACTCCGTGGCAACGGTGGCTCCAACCCTCTTTGGAGAAATGGAAGACCGAGATTTGATGAGCCTCGGCGTGCCGCAAGAGTTGCTCGGTTTCGTTCGCAGCATCGCCAGTGAAGACGAGCTGGATGCCAAGCAGGCGCAGCTTCCGATGGAGGCATACGAAGGCCTATTCCTTGTTGCGGCAGGCGACACGGTCAGTCAGGTGCTCAATGCCCGTGAGACGCGGGTGGACAAGGTCATCGATACCCAGGACTTCGCAGCAGCGCTGGCCACGCCAGAGTCGCAATCGCGGTTCGTTATGGTGAGCGACGACGAGTCCATGACCGCCATCTTGAATGCGCCGCTTGCGCAATGGCGTGTGTTTCTGCATCCCACCCAGAAAAAGCTCACTGTTGGAGACCGCAGTGGTCCCGTGCGAGTGCTGGGCGGCGCTGGCACGGGCAAGACCGTCCTGGCCATGCACCGGGCCAAATGGTTGGCAGAGAACCGGACCGAGGCGAACCAGAAGGTGCTTGTCACCACCTTCACCAAGAACCTCGCTGCCGACATTGAGCAGAACCTTCGCACGCTGTGCAGTAGCGAGACGTTCGCCAAGCTGGAGGTCCGCAATCTGGACGCCTGGGTTAATGCCTTCATGCGCAGCCGCAAGCTGGAACACCGTATCGTGTACGACCGCAAGCAGGATGCTGCGCACCAGGCGTGGCAAGCGGCGTTGGCTGTGAAGGACTCGGCTCTCGACCTGCCGGACAACTTCTACGAGAGCGAACTGGAGCAAGTGGTTCTTGCGCAAGGCATCACTACGCTGGACCAGTACCGGACGGCCCGACGTACGGGGCGCGGGGTGATTCTGAGTCGTGCCAAACGCGATGCGATATGGCCGGTGTTTGAGGAATACCGTGGTCAGCTAGCATCGCGCAAGCTCAAGGAAGTGGATGATGCTTACCGCGAGGTCGCCGATGTGCTGAATGCAGAGGCTCAAAGCTCCAAGCCCCTCTACAGTGCCATCGTCGCAGACGAAACCCAGGATTTGGGGCCGCAAGCGCTGCGTTTACTCCGCGCCTTGGTGCCGGCCGGCCCGAACGACCTCTTTTTTGTCGGAGATGGTCATCAACGCATCTACAGCCGCAACAAGGCTGCGATGAGCCGCTGCGGTATCGACATCAGGGGCCGCGCCAAAAAGCTGTACCTCAACTACCGCACCACCGACGAAATTCGCCGACAGGCCGTGGCGTTGCTGGAAGGCTGTGAAATTGACGACCTGGACGATGGCCGTGATGAGACCAAACGCTACAAGTCTTTGTCGCACGGCCCAGTACCCACTGTTGTGAATGTCGAGGGCATTGAGGCTGCAGCAACGCACGCCATTGAATTCGTCCGGCAATGGAGCGCCGCGCAGGGTGATGGAGGACCGCTGTCGTTCTGCGTCATTGCTTCCAGCGAAAAAAGCCGGGACGCAATGGCAGGGCTGATGCAGGCGGCGGGCTTGCGGTGTATCGCCATCACGGCGCAAAGCAACCATGCCGACGCCCGTGATGTGGTCCATTTGGCCACTATGCATCGTGCCAAGGGGCTCGAGTTCGATTGCGTGATTGTGGTCGCACCCAAGGGTTACTTAGGCATACCCGAGGAGACCGAGACTCAGCGCAAGTTACTGTACGTTGCGTTGACCCGCGCAAAGCGCGGAGCCATGCTGTTGAAGTTGGGGTAG
- a CDS encoding c-type cytochrome: protein MSDTHDAAHTGPIQNPRQLLVTVILAFVLPVFAIIGLVMFVTSGNKPATGAANPEQAVAHRIQKIGLVEIRDANRPLRAGEAVYQGQCAACHATGAAGAPKLGDVATWGPRLQTGFEALVHSALAGKGAMPPQGGGEFNDVEIARGVAYMANAAGAKFEEPAAPAAEGASAPASAASGN from the coding sequence ATGAGCGACACCCACGACGCAGCGCACACCGGGCCCATCCAGAACCCCAGGCAATTGCTGGTTACCGTCATCCTGGCCTTCGTGCTGCCGGTGTTTGCCATCATCGGACTGGTCATGTTCGTGACCTCGGGCAACAAGCCGGCGACCGGCGCGGCCAATCCGGAACAGGCCGTGGCGCACCGCATCCAGAAGATCGGCTTGGTCGAGATCCGCGACGCCAACCGCCCCTTACGCGCCGGCGAGGCGGTGTATCAGGGCCAGTGCGCCGCCTGCCACGCCACGGGCGCTGCCGGCGCCCCCAAGCTGGGCGATGTCGCCACCTGGGGGCCGCGCCTGCAGACCGGCTTCGAAGCGCTGGTGCATTCCGCTCTGGCAGGCAAGGGCGCCATGCCTCCGCAAGGTGGCGGCGAATTCAACGATGTCGAAATTGCCCGAGGCGTGGCCTACATGGCCAACGCCGCTGGTGCCAAGTTTGAAGAACCCGCAGCACCGGCTGCAGAAGGTGCCTCGGCACCGGCCTCCGCAGCGTCGGGCAACTGA
- a CDS encoding IS5 family transposase yields MNQITLGLEPLPKKTRKEVFLEEMNQVVPWAALVTLIQPHASGAHQALGGRPRFAVETMLRIHCLQLWWNLSDPAMEEELHERPLYRRFVGLDGAARLPDETTILRFRHLLEKHELAPQVLAAINATLAQQGLMLKTGTVVDATIIAAPSSTKNRKGERDPEMHQSKKGNQWHFGMKAHIGVDAASGLVHTVVGTAANVADVTQAANLLHGQEADAWGDAGYQGVDKREEFKGSKVRWEVAMRPGKRRALDPERELHQLLEKAEKLKASIRAKVEHPFRLVKQQFGYAKVRYLGLAKNTARLTMLFALGNLWMARRQLMPAQG; encoded by the coding sequence ATGAACCAGATCACGCTTGGCCTTGAGCCGCTGCCCAAAAAGACCCGCAAGGAGGTCTTCCTCGAAGAGATGAACCAGGTCGTGCCCTGGGCGGCGCTGGTGACGCTCATTCAACCGCACGCGAGCGGCGCGCATCAGGCGCTGGGCGGACGCCCGCGGTTTGCCGTGGAGACGATGCTGCGCATCCACTGCCTGCAGCTGTGGTGGAACCTGAGCGATCCGGCCATGGAGGAGGAACTGCACGAGCGTCCGCTATACCGCCGCTTCGTCGGCCTGGACGGTGCCGCGCGACTGCCTGACGAGACGACCATTTTGCGGTTTCGGCACCTGCTGGAAAAGCACGAGCTGGCGCCCCAGGTGTTGGCTGCGATCAACGCGACCTTGGCCCAGCAGGGCCTGATGCTCAAGACCGGCACGGTGGTCGATGCCACCATCATTGCCGCGCCGAGTTCGACCAAGAACCGCAAGGGTGAGCGCGACCCAGAGATGCACCAGAGCAAGAAGGGCAACCAATGGCACTTCGGGATGAAGGCGCACATCGGTGTGGATGCCGCCTCGGGTTTGGTGCACACGGTGGTTGGCACCGCAGCCAACGTGGCCGACGTGACCCAAGCGGCGAACTTGTTGCATGGCCAGGAGGCCGATGCCTGGGGCGATGCGGGCTACCAGGGCGTGGACAAGCGCGAGGAGTTCAAGGGCAGCAAAGTGCGTTGGGAAGTGGCAATGCGCCCGGGCAAGCGCCGCGCCCTTGATCCCGAGCGCGAGTTGCATCAGCTACTGGAGAAGGCCGAGAAGCTCAAGGCCAGCATCCGTGCCAAGGTCGAGCACCCATTTCGACTCGTCAAACAGCAATTTGGCTACGCCAAGGTCCGCTACCTGGGGCTGGCCAAAAACACGGCGCGCCTCACGATGCTGTTTGCGCTGGGCAATTTGTGGATGGCGCGTCGGCAGTTGATGCCAGCGCAGGGATGA
- a CDS encoding efflux transporter outer membrane subunit, which translates to MTTNLQPRSAPALVTPLLAALALAGCSFIPTYERPAAPVPAGYALADPAAAAQAPSAADIDWRQYFTDPRLQRLIGMALGNNRDLRLAMLNVEQARAQFQIRRADEYPTVAGIASATRQPSAVTGQYGNMFQVGLGVTAWEIDFFGRIASLREQALAQYLATGEARKSAQISLVAAVAAGWLNLMADEELLDISRRTLATREESVRLTRLRFENGVSSELDNRQATSLAEAARATYAQQQRQRMLDENALVLLVGQALPEDIRASLPSARLVDAAPMQPLRAGLPSELLERRPDIRQAEHVLIGANANIGAARAAFFPRISLTASLGSVSNELSGLFKGGSWAFSLAPQLAVPLFDAGRNEANLQAAQVGREMAVAQYDKAIQTAFREVSDALAGRATLTDQLQAQRAQAAADAKRLELSELRYRNGIASYLDVLDAQRSLFATQQALVLTQLQQLQNQVVLYKVLGGGWSDAAAAAANAGQPADS; encoded by the coding sequence ATGACGACCAACCTCCAACCGCGCAGCGCCCCGGCCCTCGTAACCCCGCTGCTCGCAGCGCTGGCCCTGGCGGGCTGCAGCTTCATCCCGACTTATGAGCGCCCGGCAGCGCCCGTGCCCGCCGGCTACGCCCTGGCCGATCCCGCGGCGGCCGCGCAGGCGCCCAGCGCCGCCGACATCGATTGGCGCCAGTACTTCACCGATCCGCGCCTGCAGCGCCTGATCGGCATGGCGCTGGGCAACAACCGCGACCTGCGGCTGGCGATGCTCAACGTCGAGCAGGCGCGCGCCCAGTTCCAGATCCGCCGCGCCGACGAATACCCGACGGTCGCTGGCATCGCCAGCGCCACACGCCAGCCCAGCGCCGTCACCGGTCAATACGGCAATATGTTCCAGGTCGGCCTGGGCGTGACGGCCTGGGAGATCGACTTCTTCGGCCGCATCGCATCGCTGCGCGAGCAGGCGCTGGCGCAATATCTGGCCACCGGCGAGGCGCGCAAGTCGGCGCAGATCAGCCTAGTGGCGGCGGTGGCCGCGGGCTGGCTGAACCTGATGGCCGACGAGGAGCTGCTCGACATCTCGCGGCGCACGCTGGCCACGCGCGAGGAATCGGTGCGCCTGACGCGGCTGCGCTTTGAAAACGGCGTGAGCTCCGAGCTGGACAACCGCCAGGCCACCAGCCTGGCCGAAGCGGCGCGCGCCACCTACGCGCAGCAACAGCGCCAGCGCATGCTCGACGAGAACGCCCTGGTGCTGCTGGTGGGCCAGGCCCTGCCGGAGGACATCCGCGCCAGCCTGCCGTCCGCGCGGCTGGTGGACGCCGCACCCATGCAGCCACTGCGCGCCGGCCTGCCCTCCGAGCTGCTGGAGCGCCGCCCGGACATCCGCCAGGCAGAGCATGTGCTGATCGGCGCCAACGCCAACATCGGTGCTGCGCGCGCGGCGTTCTTCCCGCGCATTTCGCTCACGGCGTCGCTGGGCAGCGTGAGCAATGAGCTGTCGGGTCTGTTCAAGGGCGGCTCCTGGGCGTTCTCGCTGGCGCCGCAGCTGGCCGTCCCACTGTTCGATGCCGGGCGCAACGAAGCGAACTTGCAGGCCGCCCAGGTCGGCCGCGAAATGGCCGTCGCGCAGTACGACAAGGCCATCCAGACTGCCTTTCGCGAAGTCTCGGACGCGCTGGCAGGCCGCGCCACGCTGACCGATCAGTTGCAGGCCCAGCGTGCGCAAGCAGCGGCTGATGCCAAGCGGCTGGAATTGTCCGAGCTGCGCTACCGCAACGGCATCGCCAGCTATCTGGATGTGCTTGATGCCCAACGCTCGCTGTTCGCCACGCAGCAGGCGCTGGTGCTCACGCAACTGCAGCAATTGCAAAACCAGGTGGTTTTGTACAAGGTGCTGGGCGGCGGCTGGAGCGATGCCGCGGCAGCTGCTGCGAATGCGGGCCAGCCTGCCGACAGCTAA
- a CDS encoding efflux RND transporter permease subunit yields the protein MAKFFIERPIFAWVIAIFIMVIGAVSITRLPIAQYPAVAPPTIQISVAYPGATAQTLEDSVLSVIEREMNGAPGLAYIESTSQANGTGSITLSFEPGTNDDLAQVDVQNRLSRATPRLPAAVTQQGVRVDKARSNFLLFSVLTSDNPDVSIAALNDYAARNIVPELQRLPGVGSVTQFGSERAMRIWVDPAKLRGFNLALDQVGAAIRAQNVQVSAGNLGDLPSAAGQTMTATIVVKGQLSTPEQFGNIVLRANTDGSTVRLRDVARIELGEQNYSTSARLNGSPSVGMGVQLTSSANALATAKAVKARLADLENYFPPGVKYAIPYDTSTFISVSIEKVVETLLEAVALVFLVMFLFLQNFRYTVIPTIVVPVALLGTFATLLALGFSINVLTMFGMVLVIGIVVDDAIVVVENVERIMSEEGLDPLPATRKAMGQISSAIVGVTVVLISVFVPLAFFAGSTGNIYRQFAVTMGTSIAFSAFMALSLTPALCGTLLKPIKEGHHEKRGFFGWFNRGFKRTTQRYESGLSRLVRRGARMMVIYAALIGALAVVYMRLPTSFLPNEDQGFVITNVQLPAGASLARTQVAMSKVEEFMLAQPEVANIVTVAGFSFSGQGQNAGLAFVTLKDWSERTGAAHSAEALAGRATGALYGFRDAFIFAISPPPIPELGVAAGFTFRLQDRGSKGHDALVAARNQLLGMASQSKLLAGVRPDGMEDAPQMQIDIDRDKASALGVPFDAISSALSTALGSAYINDFPNQGRLQRVVVQAEAGARMQPEDVLDLPVLNNRGQVLPLSTFASTRWITGAMQTVRYNGYPAMKISGGAAPGFSTGEAMREMERLAAQLPEGFGFEWTGQSREEKLAGGQAGMLYAFSLLAVFLCLAALYESWSIPFSVLLVVPLGVLGVLLATLMRGLSNDVYFQIGLVTIIGLSAKNAILIIEFAKDLQAQGKGIIESALEAAHLRFRPIIMTSLAFTLGVLPLFLATGASSASQRAIGTGVIGGMITGTILAVIFVPVFFVLVRSFFKGSRRQHDHDAKLAQQHRQSGEA from the coding sequence ATGGCCAAGTTCTTCATCGAGCGCCCCATCTTCGCGTGGGTGATCGCCATTTTCATCATGGTGATCGGCGCCGTTTCCATCACCCGGCTGCCGATCGCGCAGTATCCGGCGGTGGCGCCGCCGACCATCCAGATCTCGGTGGCCTACCCCGGCGCCACCGCCCAGACGCTGGAGGACAGCGTGCTGTCCGTGATCGAGCGCGAAATGAATGGCGCGCCGGGCCTGGCCTACATCGAGTCGACCAGCCAGGCCAACGGCACGGGCTCCATCACGTTGAGCTTCGAGCCCGGCACCAACGACGACCTGGCGCAGGTGGACGTGCAAAACCGCCTGTCGCGCGCCACGCCGCGCCTGCCGGCGGCGGTGACGCAGCAGGGCGTGCGCGTGGACAAGGCGCGCTCGAACTTCCTGCTGTTTTCCGTGCTGACGTCGGACAACCCGGATGTGAGCATCGCGGCGCTGAACGACTACGCCGCGCGCAACATCGTGCCCGAGCTGCAGCGCCTGCCTGGCGTGGGCTCGGTGACGCAGTTCGGCAGCGAGCGCGCCATGCGCATCTGGGTCGATCCGGCCAAGCTACGCGGCTTCAACCTGGCGCTGGACCAGGTCGGCGCGGCCATCCGGGCGCAGAACGTGCAGGTTTCGGCCGGCAACCTGGGCGATCTGCCCAGCGCCGCCGGGCAGACCATGACCGCAACCATCGTGGTCAAGGGCCAGCTCAGCACGCCCGAGCAGTTCGGCAACATCGTGCTGCGCGCCAACACCGATGGCTCCACCGTGCGCCTGCGCGACGTGGCGCGCATCGAACTAGGCGAACAGAACTACAGCACCAGCGCGCGCCTGAACGGCAGCCCGTCGGTGGGCATGGGCGTGCAGTTGACATCCTCGGCCAACGCGCTGGCCACCGCCAAGGCTGTCAAGGCCAGGCTGGCCGACCTGGAGAACTATTTCCCGCCGGGGGTCAAGTACGCGATCCCCTACGACACCTCGACCTTCATTTCCGTCTCCATCGAGAAAGTGGTGGAGACGCTGCTGGAAGCGGTGGCGCTGGTGTTCCTGGTGATGTTCCTGTTTTTGCAGAACTTCCGCTACACCGTCATCCCGACCATCGTCGTCCCGGTGGCGCTGCTGGGTACCTTCGCCACCTTGCTGGCCTTGGGCTTTTCCATCAACGTGCTGACCATGTTCGGCATGGTGCTGGTGATCGGCATCGTCGTGGACGACGCCATCGTGGTGGTGGAGAACGTCGAGCGCATCATGAGCGAGGAAGGCCTGGACCCGTTGCCCGCCACGCGCAAGGCCATGGGTCAGATCTCCAGCGCCATCGTCGGCGTGACGGTGGTGCTGATCTCGGTGTTCGTGCCACTGGCGTTCTTTGCCGGCTCCACCGGCAACATCTACCGCCAGTTCGCCGTCACCATGGGCACCTCGATCGCGTTCTCGGCGTTCATGGCGCTGTCGCTCACGCCTGCGCTGTGCGGCACGCTGCTCAAGCCGATCAAGGAAGGGCATCACGAAAAGCGCGGCTTCTTCGGCTGGTTCAACCGCGGCTTCAAGCGCACCACGCAGCGCTACGAGTCCGGCCTGTCGCGACTGGTGCGCCGCGGCGCACGCATGATGGTCATCTACGCGGCGCTGATCGGCGCGTTGGCGGTGGTCTACATGCGCCTGCCGACCTCGTTTTTGCCCAATGAGGACCAGGGTTTCGTGATCACCAACGTGCAGCTGCCGGCGGGTGCCTCGCTGGCGCGTACCCAGGTGGCCATGAGCAAGGTCGAGGAATTCATGCTGGCGCAGCCCGAGGTGGCCAACATCGTCACCGTGGCGGGCTTTTCCTTCTCCGGCCAGGGGCAGAACGCCGGCCTGGCCTTCGTGACCCTGAAGGACTGGAGCGAGCGGACTGGCGCCGCGCACTCGGCCGAGGCGCTGGCCGGCCGCGCCACCGGCGCGCTGTACGGCTTTCGCGACGCCTTCATCTTTGCCATCAGCCCGCCGCCCATCCCTGAGCTGGGCGTGGCCGCTGGCTTCACCTTCCGCCTGCAGGACCGGGGCAGCAAGGGCCACGACGCGCTGGTCGCCGCGCGCAACCAGTTGCTGGGCATGGCTTCGCAAAGCAAGCTGCTGGCCGGCGTGCGCCCGGACGGCATGGAGGACGCGCCGCAGATGCAGATCGACATCGACCGCGACAAGGCCAGCGCCCTGGGCGTGCCGTTCGACGCCATCAGCAGCGCGCTGTCCACCGCTTTGGGTTCGGCCTACATCAACGATTTTCCGAACCAAGGCCGCCTGCAGCGGGTAGTAGTGCAGGCCGAGGCCGGCGCTCGCATGCAGCCCGAGGACGTGCTGGACCTGCCGGTGCTGAACAACCGCGGCCAGGTGCTGCCGCTGTCGACCTTCGCCTCTACGCGCTGGATCACCGGTGCCATGCAGACCGTGCGCTACAACGGCTATCCGGCGATGAAGATCTCCGGCGGCGCGGCGCCCGGTTTCAGCACCGGCGAGGCCATGCGGGAAATGGAACGCCTGGCGGCGCAGCTGCCCGAGGGCTTCGGCTTCGAGTGGACCGGGCAGTCGCGCGAGGAAAAGCTCGCTGGCGGCCAGGCCGGCATGCTGTACGCGTTCTCGCTGCTGGCGGTGTTTTTGTGCCTGGCGGCGCTGTACGAGAGCTGGTCGATACCGTTCTCGGTGCTGCTGGTGGTGCCGCTGGGCGTGCTGGGCGTGCTGCTGGCGACGCTCATGCGCGGGCTGTCCAACGACGTGTACTTCCAGATCGGTCTGGTGACCATCATCGGCCTGTCGGCCAAGAACGCCATCCTGATCATCGAGTTCGCCAAGGACTTGCAGGCACAGGGCAAGGGCATCATCGAATCGGCCCTGGAGGCGGCGCACCTGCGTTTCCGCCCGATCATCATGACCTCGCTGGCCTTCACCCTGGGTGTGCTGCCGCTGTTCCTGGCTACGGGCGCCAGCTCGGCCAGCCAGCGCGCCATCGGCACCGGCGTGATCGGCGGAATGATCACCGGCACCATTCTGGCGGTGATCTTCGTGCCGGTGTTCTTCGTGCTGGTGCGCAGCTTCTTCAAGGGCAGCCGACGCCAACACGATCACGATGCCAAGCTGGCGCAGCAGCACCGCCAAAGCGGCGAGGCTTGA
- a CDS encoding efflux RND transporter periplasmic adaptor subunit produces the protein MPRLNPVPGRAVRNSSMLLPVAVAAALALGACGKKEQAPAAPAAASQQRPPEVGVVTVQPGAIGLVTELPGRLEASRVAQVRARAAGIVQKRLFTEGSDVKAGQKLFLIDSAPYEASLAQARASVAQAEAALGQARGLAERYKPLVEVNAISRQEYDNAVAAQKTAEANVAAAKAAATSASINLGYATVTAPISGRIGRALVTEGALVGQGAATELAVIQQIDPLYINFTQSAADALRLRADVASGKYKQSGNGGADVSVLLEDGSVHAQKGRLLFSDLTVDPTSGQVTLRAEVPNPQRSLLPGLYVRVRLEQAQVEGGVLLPQQAVTRSSRGDTVMVVGDGGRLAPRPVKLGPAQGSNWVVTEGLQAGEQVMVDGFQKLPRGKPGDPIVVTPVPWQAQAKAGATGPAAPAPAAAASQPTPGAPAASRPAASAAQ, from the coding sequence ATGCCACGCCTGAACCCCGTGCCCGGCCGCGCCGTCCGCAACTCCTCGATGCTGCTGCCCGTTGCCGTGGCCGCCGCGCTTGCGCTGGGCGCATGCGGCAAGAAGGAGCAGGCGCCCGCAGCCCCGGCGGCCGCCAGCCAACAGCGCCCGCCCGAAGTCGGCGTGGTGACGGTGCAGCCGGGCGCCATCGGTCTGGTCACCGAGTTGCCAGGCCGCCTGGAAGCCTCGCGTGTGGCCCAGGTGCGTGCGCGCGCCGCCGGCATCGTGCAAAAGCGCCTGTTCACAGAAGGCAGCGACGTGAAGGCGGGCCAAAAACTGTTCCTGATCGACAGCGCGCCCTACGAGGCCAGCCTGGCGCAGGCGCGCGCCAGCGTGGCGCAGGCCGAGGCCGCGCTGGGCCAGGCGCGCGGCCTGGCTGAGCGCTACAAGCCGCTGGTGGAGGTGAACGCCATCAGCCGCCAGGAGTACGACAACGCCGTGGCGGCGCAAAAGACGGCCGAGGCCAACGTGGCCGCCGCCAAGGCCGCCGCCACCTCGGCCAGCATCAACCTGGGCTATGCCACCGTCACCGCGCCGATCTCGGGGCGCATCGGCCGCGCGCTGGTGACCGAAGGAGCGCTGGTCGGCCAGGGCGCGGCGACCGAGCTTGCGGTGATCCAGCAGATCGACCCGCTCTACATCAACTTCACGCAGTCGGCGGCCGATGCGCTGCGCCTGCGCGCCGACGTGGCCAGCGGCAAGTACAAGCAGTCGGGCAACGGCGGCGCCGACGTATCCGTGCTGCTGGAAGACGGCAGCGTGCACGCGCAAAAGGGCCGGCTGCTGTTTTCCGACCTGACGGTGGACCCGACCAGCGGCCAGGTCACGCTACGCGCCGAGGTGCCCAACCCACAGCGCTCGCTGCTGCCGGGGCTGTACGTGCGCGTGCGGCTGGAGCAGGCGCAGGTCGAAGGCGGCGTGCTGCTGCCGCAACAGGCGGTGACGCGCTCGTCGCGCGGCGACACCGTCATGGTCGTGGGCGACGGCGGGCGCCTGGCGCCGCGCCCGGTCAAGCTGGGCCCCGCCCAGGGCAGCAACTGGGTGGTGACGGAGGGCCTGCAGGCCGGCGAGCAGGTGATGGTCGATGGCTTCCAGAAGCTGCCGCGCGGCAAGCCGGGCGATCCCATCGTGGTCACCCCGGTGCCCTGGCAGGCGCAGGCCAAGGCCGGCGCCACGGGCCCAGCAGCGCCAGCCCCGGCTGCGGCGGCCAGCCAGCCGACGCCAGGCGCCCCCGCCGCCAGCCGCCCCGCCGCATCCGCAGCCCAATGA